In the Leishmania mexicana MHOM/GT/2001/U1103 complete genome, chromosome 34 genome, acctcctcctctggtGTTGTATCAAACTCGTGCATGGGCTTCTGCAGAAGCTGTTCCGCCAGCATCTGCTGGTACTCATCAACTAATGCACGGCGAGGAATGGACGTCAGCAGGACACGCACCACATCCGGTCGGTctcgagaagctgcgcgaTGCAGCTCTCCTTCCTTGCCACCTGCATCGGCGTCGAAATCCAGGCTGCCGACAAGGCCCTCGGATGCAGCCTGGgtcagcggtggtggtgcaacGTTCATTGCACCACCGGGCTGCATCAccgcctgcaccaccgctggCACGCAGTCCTTGCGCCGTCGCAGATGCTCCAGGGTGTCGGAGGTGACGGAGAAGACGACGCTGCTTTGCTCATTTCGCGGAAACAATATGCAGAAGGCGTGAATGGTATTGATGAGAATGGCCAAAATGTcgtcggtgcgtgtgccggcgcggtggaggcgcgAAGAGAGCAGATGACGCACAGTCTGCACCAGCTCTGTCTTGAGACCGCTTTCCGGGGTCGACTGCAGGCAGTAATGCATGTCCTCGAGAGCTGGAACGGAGTCGGGGTAGTCCGAGAGGATCTCCCAAAAGCCGTCAAGGCGTCTGCGAGCGTaggtgtgcagcagcagcagtcgcaaGTCGGCGCACCATGCCTCCCGCTCCGCTCGCACCATCTCGCTCGTCTGCGAGGAGGGACACGCGTCGCCTCCCTGCGCGCGTCCCGGCACCGTAGGACGGCCTTCTGACGTCATTCCCACATCCCCACACCGCTGATTCGTAGAGGTCCCGCCGCTGAGGTTTCCACTGCTGCGACAGAAAGGTTCCGACTCCCCGTCGCTGACGGGCAACACCATCCGCACAAACGGCACGACCGAGTGCTTCAGCCATGACAGGTGTTTGTGCAAAATACGAGTCGAGAAGTCATCAGAGAGGTCACTCAGTCGGTCGCGAATGCCGTCCTCTAATACGGACCTCCACAGCTGCTTCACCTCTGCTGACCGGTTTAGCGATAGCCGGTGCAGACACGCCATCAACGAATCCGACGCTGGCGAAGGGGATCCAGGTGCCAAGGTGCAGTCGCTAACGCCACCTGCTTCTCTCAAAGTCCCGTCGCACTCTGAGCTGTccgcgtcctcctcatctCCATCATCGCCTCCCGTTTTCCGCTGCTTTGCCAGGAGGAACCGACCGTGCCGCCggaggaaagaaaagagcgCCTGCCTTCCTGGCGGCTCTTCGCCGGTCACCAAGTCtgtctgcagcagcgcgcggcgaAGACGGACAGCAAGAAGCGCAGCAACCCCTGGTGTATGCAGTGTCGAGCACCAGCCCAGCAGGTGTGAATGCACTTGGCGGTACACCTCACCGAGTCGCTCAAGCGCCGGAAGCGCTACCTCAGTGGAGAGTGGGCCACTACAGCACAGGACGGCTGAATTATACACACCGATCTCGACCGACAAGGCAGCGCTCACACGCTCCAGTAGGGTGTCAGCGACCATGGCGTTGAGCGGCGCACTAGTGGAGAGCACAGCGAGAGCTGACGACCAAGTCGTTGGTGACGACAGCGGCCACACCGCCTCCTGACCGGACCCCGAGAAAAGAGCAAGACCGTGAGTGTCAAGCGCGTCTAGCATCTCTGCAAGAATGCGCATGGCGCCTTCCTCGTTAATGCTATGCAGAGAGGGCATCATCGTTGACGGTGCTGAAGGCCCTGCGACTGGCATCGCCTCCTGCCCTAATCTGGCGGacgcgctggtgcagctcattgcagcgccgccgataCGGCCGGGAGACTACTGTATGAGAGGAGGACTGCTCCTCCAGCCGCTGCCCGAAGAGGACCACCTCGCAACGGAAGAAGAGCGTTTACAAGCAAAAGGTTGTGCACGTGCGGAGACGTGTGCGTCTATTTATATGAGTGTGGAAAATGTGTGCTGTTTGTCGGGTGTGCCGCTATCCCCATTGCCATATGCCCTTCCAGCCACAGGAGAGTCcgtgaagggggggggaagagaagcggTAACGTGACAGAGCGCAGTCGCCTAAAAAAAACGCCTTGTCTAGTCTCTGCCCAAGAGAGACGAGTGTGCCGCTATGTGGGGCTCTATCAGTGGGTGAGACGGCACCCCGATTGGCTCAGCACAGCTGTCCCCACAGTGACGGCAGTGAGCGTATGAACACTGCGAAACGAGCAGAGGGGTGTGCATACATCTACTGTAGTGTGCTCGCGACAGtaaaaaaaataaaaacagAACCGCGTGAAGCAGCCCAGAAGCGAGCGGCACGGAGAAGAGTCCTTCCAAGCAGCTGGCCCGAGAGAAGGAAGTAACATGAGAACACCCATaagcagagaagagaaggtAAGTAGTGCAACGATTCCATCCATCGTcttctgctgccgcagcgcacctCGCACGGCGTCGCAGAGGTGCCATTTAAATCAAAGAGCAACTGTGTGGACGTACACCGGTCCGGCCGGTGTCTTTATCCGGAGTGTCTCAGGCACTCCGCCGATACTTCCCACGTGACACACATAGCGCCATCCATTCTCGGAACCCTCCCCGTCCTCACACAACATCATTGATCACTCGATTTCGTTTCAGGAATAAAACAAACGAGAAAGAGGAAAACAAAATTAAAAAAATGCCTGCTCGATTGCCATTTCAGCGAAAACGTCAATGATCGATTCTCCTAGAGAGCACCAAAACACGCTGCTTACGCCTGGAGcaccacagcgccgccggcctTGCGTATCTTCTTGTCGGCCAGCTTGCTCACGTAGCGCGCCTTCACGATGCACGGCACCTGGATGTGGCCGTTGCCCAGCAGCTTCGCGTACCCGCTCGACTGCAGGTCCACCACAGGCAAAGTCCCGCCCTTcgtcgccttcgccgccgcctccgcagcaaTCAGGCGCGACAAGTTGTTCAGGTTGATTGTCGGCTTCCACATCGGGTTCTTCTTGCGGTGGTAGTGGTCCATGCCCAGCTTACCAAAGTACCCGGGGTGGTACTTGTCGAAGTTgatgcggtggtggtgcataCCGCCGGCGTTACCGCGACCGGACTCGTGCTTGCGGTGCTTGCCTACGCGACCGTAGCCGCAGAACGTCGAGCCacgctggtggcggcactTCTTGAAGCGGGTCGGCATCTCGTAATCGAACTGTGTGCAGTGATCAAGACACGTAGTAgggtgcagcgcagcgtaATCAATTATGTGTATGTGAACGGGAATGCGGGTgtgcagggggaggggcaaagGGGGGGAGCAAGGGCGATGGAGTGGCGGCAgtgaagagagaggcggagggaggaaTGCCAGTGCAGGGACGTAAAAGTGCGTGTGTCGAGTCGACAGAGAACACGAGGATACGGAAAACATCACGTCGACTTGATTCAGCAGGGGAGGGTTGCACGGGTGTCGCTCAGGCGCACCATCCACCCAGCTCGACCGCGCAGCAGATGCCATGGCAGTAAGACCATAGGAGCCCTCCACACccgcgcacccgcacgcacgcagggaGGCGGCCGAGATTCCCTACGCGTCGCACCCCAGAGTGCATTCTATGTTTTGAGAGCATGCGCCATACCTTGTGCAGacagcacacacatgcatatgCACATGCGCGCCCCACACATGAGTGCGCCACGGCCGAGGGACCTCTCCGATATAAGAAAAAGCACGGAAAGACAACCAAAAGCAAaagtggggaaggggagagacaAAGGGCGACgcacggcggagcagcaaGGGGAatgaggaggaaggggagagggggagggggagggaagaggcccACCACCATGATGCAGTGACACGCCAGAGGAGGTCTTTCGCTCCCTTGACACCACAATAGACGTGCCCGCAAAGACAATAAAGCAGGGAAGAGCGAAAAGGGGAAAAGCGGGGATAGTGAACCCAACGTGTCTGTCCCGCACCAGCATCAGCCAACGTGACGACACGCACCTCAAAGGCGGCGCCAACGGAATAAAAGAGGAAACAAAGAGAGATCCGCTGAAAAGCGAGGGTGGAAGGAGCGATCATGGCAGACAccgaggagaggaagggaaacAGGAAAGCGATAGCCGCAAGGTCACTGCGCATCTCTTGAAGAAAGACTCACGAGGAGGGGTTCCTGCCATCAGGTTAGCCTTTGGGAACGACGTCCGTTGTGACATGCCCCTCAGTGCCGTTCGCCCTTTGAGCAAGGCGTATCTCCCACGTGAATCGCGCCAGCTCATCCTGTTGGTGACGCACAATTCGGGAGAAGGGGCACCACACGCAGCACCCGCTCGCAAGGGAGAACAGTAGCGCAACCACAGCCAGCAGTATGGACGCCACACCGCTCGTGATGCCCTTGTAGTTGCACTGAAAGCTGGGGATCGAGCCCAATAtctcggcgccggcgcacgtgGCAGGGAGGTCATAGTCACTCCTTCGAACGTAAGGCACAAAATATGTGATTTCGTATATGTAAGTGAAATCACCGTTTTTGGCGTAGGTGTAGCAGCCCATATCCACCTCAGAAGGCATCATCGCACTGCACGCCACATCACGATCAGCCACGGGGAAGCCGTAGCCTTGTGGGAAGAAGGGGTGGTGCGCGAACAGCGGCGGGGCGCCGCCCTTGCCGGTCACCGTCATGCGCACCAGCCTGCTGTAATTCGACGTGCCACTTTGTATGCTGTCGGTTGTCCAGAACGACGTCGTGTCCACATAATCAGCAGTCGCCCAGTACCACGTTACACGGACGCCTTGCGTCTccgccacccacacaccacacggGATGTTGCGCACCGTCTGGTTGCCGATAAACGTCGGCGGCACACTTGGCGAGTAGAGGAGCAGGGAGCTGGAGCTCCTGGCCATCAAGTCGTAGGTAATGACGACGCGTCTGCAGGTGTTCAGGTCAGGGAAGAAGTACCTGCGCAGAGCCTCGTCGGCCACCTCCTGGCCGTTCGGCACTGAAAACTTGGTGTGGTAGTACGACATCTGATTCCATGAGTTGGTGTGCCACTCGTGCTCATACACGCGACCGGCGACACCCCTCATGGGGAAATGCAAGCTGGTGCGGGAGAAACGCGCGTAGAGGCTGTAAGCCTCGCGAACCTGGTAGAAGGACATCTTAAATGGCGAAACAACAAGGAAACTCGCCGTGAAGTCATCAGGAAACTCTGGCATCGTGTAGTTGGCAATGTCCGCTGCTGAGGTCGATGACAACGCCCCACTCGAGTTGCTGAAGACACTGGGCCGCGATgaaaaagcagcagcagcgaccgcGGGGCCTCCCATCTTCGGCAGAGCAACGTCCGTCGGCTTCCAGGCACGTGGATGCATAGAGGATGAGTTGTTGCAGGGGGATGGAAGCGACCCCAGCACCTCGGACACGTTCGAGCCAAGGAAGGAGAAGGTAAAGAGGCAGTTATTGATCTTGCTGGCGGCGTCTACAGCCGTCACCTCAATCGACACCGGCGTCAGGTCCACCTCCATCAAGTTCACCGACCAGTACTTCGTGCTCGTCAACACAGCGGCGCTGTACGTGGCGGGCACCCCAAGGCCACCGTAACTGCTCGGAATCGTGATGGTAAACTGGCCCGAGTAGTTACTGACGGAAATACCGCGAGTCACGCTCGGTCTGGATGTCGCTGGGAGCGGGGAGCTCAGCATGGTAATGAGACTCCCAGCCAAGACCACCTCGTCCGAGGATTCATACAATCCCCTCGTGTGCACAATGCCCTTGGAGTCGGAGATGCTGCACTTGTCGGTAGAGTTGATGTAGTAGGTACGGACGTAGTCGCTGTCTAGTATGCGCTCCACGTATAATGGAAGATGCACGTTCTCCTTTGTGTTGCCCGTGCTTGCACTGACGGCGAAGCGAAATGCGCTGATCACGGATCTGTTGTAGACCGTCGGCTCACTCAGCGTGGCACTGCGGCACACCAACTCCACATCCATCAATCCAtcgccgcgcagcggcagcaggttCACCGCGCTCACTGCGACAGAGACGCTGAGCATGGCAAGCAGCGtcgcggtgacggcgagcgTCGTCATCACAGCAGAAGAAGTGCGCATCATCGTCCACACAACAATGTCACCCGATAGGTGACTAAGAGCTAAagaaggaaaacgaaaacgaagAGATGAAAGCCGGCGCAGTGAAGTGCAGCCCAGATGCGACCCGATGGAGGCCGCTGCACGTGCAAAACGTAGCCTTGACCTTGaatgcagcaccaccacttTGCACAAGTGTGCTTGTGCCCGTGTGATATCGAGACGCTGCGCTAGCGAGGGTAGCCGCCGCTCGAGTGGCAGAGTCGTTATAGAGAACGACTGGAAAGAAAGATGAGGAAAGTAATGTGGTAATGTGGCTGTCGACGAATAGGGGGTTAACGACGCACGAAATATTCGACGCAATGCCACGGAAAGCacgcgtggtggtggagcagAAGAAAACGAGAAGAGGTGGAAAAACGCCACCGTCCAACACACGCAGGGCACCTGTGAAAAgggggagatggagagggaggacgggaagggggaggaggcgacgccgatgGGGAGAGCACCGCAGTGAGTAAAGAAGACGGGAAAGACGCAAGCAAAGGCGCGAGGGGGCCGGAAAAAAGTGTTGTGTGAAGCCAAAACGAAAAGAGTGAAGATAGATAGCCTGCAGGATGATCAGGTATGCCTGTGGGAGAGGTTCAGAGTCACAAGcggtgcgctcgctgcgtCGGCAGCCACGGTGATTGTTTACGGACGTTTGCAAAGAAACAAACAACGCCGCAccggcaaaaaaaagacagaGGCGATTGGgcaaaagggggaggagagtgAACAagtgcgcgcggcgcagaGCAGAATGCCGCAGACTCACGAGCGACGACCGAAGAGGGGAGACACATTGGCCTCACCCtcgtctcccccctccccaccccccgcgaCTTCGGTATCAACGCTACTGCCGCTTTCATACAGGCGGcagcacacagagagagcgaaaacGGGTCGGCGTCGCGAAGGCAAGACACCGCGATCCGTCACCCCTTCAACGGCACGGGAGTAGCTGGTTGACCACACGAAAAGCCCCATGTGCCGCGGTTGTGCGCGCAACCCCGCAGCCAGCGCGCCCCAGGCGCAAGACCAGCTCAAAGCCAGCCTCGCACGGCTCTGAGGGCGCCGCAATCATCAATGCGAAACGGGTCCGCCTCCCGCATCTGATCCCCCCCGCGCCATGCATGGATGGACTGCTCATTCCGTGCGTGCTGTTTTGGTTGTCTGTTGCAAAAaccaccgcctctctcagTGAGCACCTCACGCGCTAACTTTCACGCACTCCCCTCTTTTTCgcgtgccccctccctgcctcaGTCCCTCCTACCCCTTACCCGCACACTCATTGTGGCACAAGACCGTCACTGCGAGAGGGCGTGCTGGCGCGACAAAAAAGGAATGGGATGTGCCCCGGTTCTCCGTCACCGTCTCCACGGAAGACCTTGCGGGGTTTTCTTTGGTGAATCCACCTCAGGCATTCACACGCCgaaaagagagggacagacggcagaggaagagagaacaCACGAGTAAGCAGCCCcagagagggggtgaggaCGCGACCAAGCAAAAGTCAGAGGAagcaaagaaagaaaagagaaacaacgctcctccccctcgcacTCACGCCTGGAGcaccacagcgccgccggcctTGCGTATCTTCTTGTCGGCCAGCTTGCTCACGTAGCGCGCCTTCACGATGCACGGCACCTGGATGTGGCCGTTGCCCAGCAGCTTCGCGTACCCGCTCGACTGCAGGTCCACCACAGGCAAAGTCCCGCCCTTcgtcgccttcgccgccgcctccgcagcaaTCAGGCGCGACAAGTTGTTCAGGTTGATTGTCGGCTTCCACATCGGGTTCTTCTTGCGGTGGTAGTGGTCCATGCCCAGCTTACCAAAGTACCCGGGGTGGTACTTGTCGAAGTTgatgcggtggtggtgcataCCGCCGGCGTTACCGCGACCGGACTCGTGCTTGCGGTGCTTGCCTACGCGACCGTAGCCGCAGAACGTCGAGCCacgctggtggcggcactTCTTGAAGCGGGTCGGCATCCTTGGTGGGGAAAAAAGGAGCTGTTGCGGAAGAGTGATGAGGGATTTCAGGAGAATGGCATGAGGAGAGGAATCACAATcggcagagaaagggagagaggcacgaCGACGAAACGAGAGGTGATGCGATGGTCAGAGTTTGTTTAGGTCAGTGGGGGGGACTTAAGCACAGGTAGTCGGTAAAGCAAGTGCGTCTCACTGCGAAGATACGCGCCCTGGCGGCACGTGCTTGTATAGGGGATGCACTAACGCTCGCATACGCACTGAACCAAACATACCTGTAGTCACTCAAGAATgctggaggagagaggagcgagtGACGGGCCGATGGCAACGTGGTTGCTGTACGCAGAGATTCTGTTCAGCGTGACATGCCAAAAGAAGCGTTGCGTACAAGCCGCGTGTTGCTGCATTGGCGGGGTAAAGCCCGAGAGCCGCCGCCCCTCACACGCCCCTTGTTATGGATGGTGTGCGGTATggctgttttctttttcttttttgacttgaagagaaacaaaaagaaagTTTGTGTTGCCCTGCGCCGCGTGATGCACTGGAACCGAGTACCTCATACGCAGCGAGCTACGGCACGCGGATTAGACGATGGCGGGGGCGTGCGTGGAGATCTTGGGCCACAGGTCCGCAGACTCCTTTGCCACCGGGCCGGCAATGCCGGAACCCTTCATTTCACCCTTGGGGTTCACGATCACGCCAGCGTTGTCCTCGAAGTAGATCACCGTGCCATCCTTGCGGCGCCAGCTCTTGCGCTGACGGATGATCACAGCGTTCAGCACcttcttgcgcagctccggcTTGCCCTTCTTCACAGAGCACATCACCATATCGCCCAGGGCAGCAGACGGCAGACGGTTAAGACGGCCGTGGTAGCCCTTCACGGAGATGACGTACAGGTTCTTGGCACCGGTGTTGTCCGCGCAGTTTACCACCGCGCCGACGGGCAGCGCGACGGACACGCGGAAGCGGCAGCCCTTGACGTTGGCCTGATCCTTACCCATGATTGCAACACTGTATGGAATCCGCACGCATAAAGTATAATAGGGAGGGGAACACGAACAAGTGGATGCGAGTGGacgagtgtgtgtggaggagggggaggggggggcagggcAGGGCAAGAGAAATCAAGAGGAAGGAAACCGGTCACGGTGAAGGCGTCAAAGAGGCACGGATAAGTGAGATGAAGAGTGAGACGAAAGAAGAAGACACAAGAGCCGGGCGGGCCATGAGAAGCGGCATTTCCTGACCTCTTCGAGGGGCTTGGAGGTGTATGGCTGTGCTACTCGTCGCGCAGTAAGTCGACCATAAAGCCTATCATCATAAACGCCACACAGATCACCCCCTCATCGCAAAAAAACGGTGTCTGTCCGCTCCTCCTTCCTCTCATCACTGGCGAGTGGGGAGCCAAACTCCTCCAGTGAAGATAAAGGCGGAGAGCGGGAAGCCATTGCAGGAAGCGCGCACGGCTCTACATCGCGCGCTCGACATGACGTACAACAGCCCACTAAAGATGTGTACGAGAGGTCGAGAAAGACTTCTcaaaaaaagggaagcgATCTCCATACGAGTACGCACCTCGCGATCTCGCTGTTCTGCGCTCCTTCTTTGTGTTTGCTTTTCGTTTCAGACGATGAGAAATGAAAACAAGAAGTGAAACGAGCAAAGATAAGACCACAACGAAGAAATTCAAGGAAGGCCCATCATCGCCGACATCTGCCTTTGGCCTCTACCCGTGCCTCGGCGCCCCTGCTTATCTTGCCGCCTCAgtccctctcccccgttTCTGCAgcacacatgtacacacacacatacaggcaGCGTCATACTAGACAACTATGGCGCGTGAGACGGAAACAGAGACGAGGAGCCAGAGGGAAAGAGACGCCGGGTCACCCGTTTGACGCACCAACCAAGGGAAAACGAGAGGGCCGTGGTCGTTGCGACAGGCAGCTGCTTAGACGATGGCGGGGGCGTGCGTGGAGATCTTGGGCCACAGGTCCGCAGACTCCTTTGCCACCGGGCCGGCAATGCCGGAACCCTTCATTTCACCCTTGGGGTTCACGATCACGCCAGCGTTGTCCTCGAAGTAGATCACCGTGCCATCCTTGCGGCGCCAGCTCTTGCGCTGACGGATGATCACAGCGTTCAGCACcttcttgcgcagctccggcTTGCCCTTCTTCACAGAGCACATCACCATATCGCCCAGGGCAGCAGACGGCAGACGGTTAAGACGGCCGTGGTAGCCCTTCACGGAGATGACGTACAGGTTCTTGGCACCGGTGTTGTCCGCGCAGTTTACCACCGCGCCGACGGGCAGCGCGACGGACACGCGGAAGCGGCAGCCCTTGACGTTGGCCTGATCCTTACCCATGATCGACGATCTAACCTTGTGTGTTTGAGCGCGTGCGGATAGGGTGGATCGCCAAAGAATGAGAGTGACGagtggaggagaggaaggaaCGGTAAAGAGGAGAGGTGAGAGGGATACACAGAGAAAAGGGGGCACAATTCGGACGGGCATGGTGGAATCGAAAGCAACGTAAGTGTTAAACAACCGCGGAGAGTGCGACCTCATCTGTT is a window encoding:
- a CDS encoding putative 60S ribosomal protein L27A/L29; this encodes MPTRFKKCRHQRGSTFCGYGRVGKHRKHESGRGNAGGMHHHRINFDKYHPGYFGKLGMDHYHRKKNPMWKPTINLNNLSRLIAAEAAAKATKGGTLPVVDLQSSGYAKLLGNGHIQVPCIVKARYVSKLADKKIRKAGGAVVLQA
- a CDS encoding putative 60S ribosomal protein L27A/L29, with protein sequence MPTRFKKCRHQRGSTFCGYGRVGKHRKHESGRGNAGGMHHHRINFDKYHPGYFGKLGMDHYHRKKNPMWKPTINLNNLSRLIAAEAAAKATKGGTLPVVDLQSSGYAKLLGNGHIQVPCIVKARYVSKLADKKIRKAGGAVVLQA
- a CDS encoding putative 60S ribosomal protein L23, giving the protein MGKDQANVKGCRFRVSVALPVGAVVNCADNTGAKNLYVISVKGYHGRLNRLPSAALGDMVMCSVKKGKPELRKKVLNAVIIRQRKSWRRKDGTVIYFEDNAGVIVNPKGEMKGSGIAGPVAKESADLWPKISTHAPAIV